In one Cyclopterus lumpus isolate fCycLum1 chromosome 22, fCycLum1.pri, whole genome shotgun sequence genomic region, the following are encoded:
- the LOC117751650 gene encoding kelch-like protein 28 yields the protein MDQQDQSYMFASLKRPHSEQLLQGLQLLRQDHELCDIVLRVGDAKIHAHKVVLASISPYFKAMFTGNLSEKETSEVEFQCIDETALQAIVEYAYTGTVFISQETVESLLPAADLLQVKLVLKECCSFLESQLDAGNCIGISRFAETYGCHDLCLAATKFICENFEEVCLTEEFFELTRAELDEIVSNDCLKVVTEETVFYALESWIKYDVTERQQHLAQLLHCVRLPLLSVKFLTRLYEANHLIRDDHACKHLLNEALKYHFMPEHRLSYQTVLSARPRCAPKVLLAVGGKAGLFATLESIEMYFPRTDSWIGLAPLSVPRYEFGVAVLNHKVYVVGGIATHMRQGISYRRHESTVESWDPESNTWSSVERMAECRSTLGVVVLAGELYALGGYDGQYYLQSVEKYVPKLKEWQPVAPMTKSRSCFATAVLDGMVYAIGGYGPAHMNSVERYDPSKDAWEMVAPMADKRINFGVGVMLGFIFVVGGHNGVSHLSSIERYDPHQNQWTACRPMNEPRTGVGSAIVDNYLYVVGGHSGSSYLNTVQRYDPISDSWLDSSGMMYCRCNFGLTAL from the exons ATGGACCAGCAGGACCAGTCCTATATGTTTGCCAGTCTGAAGCGGCCTCACTCCGAGCAGTTGCTGCAAGGCCTCCAGCTCTTGCGGCAGGATCACGAACTATGTGACATTGTCCTACGTGTGGGTGATGCCAAGATCCATGCCCACAAAGTAGTGCTGGCCAGCATCAGCCCATACTTCAAGGCCATGTTCACGGGTAACTTGTCGGAAAAAGAGACCTCTGAAGTGGAATTCCAGTGCATCGATGAAACGGCCTTGCAG gcCATTGTTGAGTATGCCTACACCGGCACAGTGTTTATCTCCCAGGAGACGGTGGAGTCGCTGCTACCGGCTGCCGACTTACTCCAGGTTAAGCTAGTACTTAAAGAGTGCTGCTCCTTCTTAGAGAGCCAGCTGGATGCTGGGAACTGTATAGGCATCTCCCGCTTTGCAGAGACATACGGCTGTCATGACCTGTGCCTAGCCGCAACTAAGTTCATCTGTGAGAACTTTGAGGAAGTTTGTCTTACGGAGGAGTTTTTTGAACTGACGAGGGCGGAGTTGGATGAAATTGTGTCCAATGACTGCCTTAAGGTGGTCACAGAGGAGACTGTATTTTACGCCCTGGAATCATGGATCAAATATGATGTGACTGAGCGACAGCAGCATCTGGCTCAGCTGCTGCACTGTGTTCGCCTTCCTCTACTCAGCGTCAAGTTTCTCACTCGCCTATATGAAGCCAACCACCTTATACGAGATGACCATGCATGCAAGCACCTGCTTAATGAGGCCCTCAAATATCATTTTATGCCTGAGCACCGGCTCTCCTATCAGACTGTGTTGTCGGCACGGCCACGGTGTGCCCCCAAGGTGCTGCTTGCAGTGGGAGGCAAGGCTGGACTGTTTGCAACATTAGAAAG CATAGAAATGTATTTCCCTCGGACAGATTCGTGGATAGGACTGGCCCCTCTCAGTGTACCCCGATATGAATTTGGAGTGGCAGTGCTGAACCACAAGGTGTACGTGGTGGGAGGCATCGCCACACACATGAGACAAGGCATTAGCTATCGGAGACACGAGAGCACAGTGGAGAGCTGGGACCCCGAGAGCAACACCTGGTCCTCGGTGGAGCGCATGGCCGAGTGCCGCAGCACGCTCGGGGTGGTGGTCTTGGCAGGCGAGCTGTATGCCCTCGGAGGCTATGACGGCCAGTATTACCTCCAGTCGGTGGAGAAATATGTCCCCAAGTTGAAGGAGTGGCAGCCTGTGGCTCCCATGACCAAGTCCCGCAGCTGCTTCGCCACCGCTGTGCTGGATGGTATGGTGTACGCTATTGGAGGCTACGGCCCGGCCCACATGAACAG CGTGGAGCGGTACGACCCGAGCAAGGACGCCTGGGAAATGGTAGCCCCCATGGCAGATAAAAGGATCAACTTCGGAGTCGGTGTCATGCTCGGCTTCATATTTGTGGTGGGCGGACACAACGGGGTGTCGCACCTGTCAAGTATCGAGAGGTATGATCCACATCAGAACCAGTGGACAGCCTGTCGGCCAATGAATGAACCTCGCACTG GTGTGGGCTCTGCCATCGTTGACAACTACCTCTATGTGGTGGGAGGTCACTCTGGATCATCCTACCTGAACACTGTCCAGCGCTATGACCCCATCTCAGACAGCTGGTTGGACTCGAGCGGCATGATGTATTGCCGGTGCAACTTTGGCCTGACTGCCCTTTGA
- the c22h14orf28 gene encoding uncharacterized protein C14orf28 homolog isoform X1 has product MESRFCVLSDNEDLHKLISNTENNLHFERSKTLFEEIRASINNNDEEDRSFWRPVLPWGGVFTIKAGRKAISCTPLYVKINLKNTCTIDGFLVILYVILRDNQGFPRELAVFLGKQFVEYFLRLMDSCDYTTVKMLWIWDRMSRRQYRSEIRKAALEIDLFGNEHENFTENLENLMSTMQESLCTNWSCPARFQEFIKTAINISPPYELPHRDPIQSAADEFFCPKLLLCSELGCDGLREISQRVFCHGPPPFVILNMQQWKSEELSYVPYHLALCQHRYGAPRYLLEGATLFNKEEHHYSAAFQIDGCWMHYDGLRSDNLILLHKPPELLLLSSLVYIRASDK; this is encoded by the exons ATGGAGAGTAGATTCTGTGTTTTGAGCGACAACGAAGACCTCCACAAGCTAATTTCAAACACCGAGAACAATCTCCACTTCGAAAG GTCTAAAACACTGTTTGAAGAGATCCGTGCCTCCATCAACAACAATGACGAAGAGGACCGCTCCTTCTGGAGGCCCGTGCTGCCTTGGGGGGGCGTCTTCACCATCAAGGCTGGACGGAAGGCCATATCGTGCACCCCGCTGTACGTCAAAATCAAtctaaaaaacacatgcacCATCGACGGCTTCCTCGTGATCCTGTATGTGATCCTGCGGGACAACCAGGGCTTCCCCCGGGAGCTGGCCGTCTTCCTGGGCAAGCAGTTTGTGGAGTACTTCCTCCGCCTGATGGACTCCTGCGACTACACCACAGTGAAAATGCTGTGGATCTGGGACAGGATGTCGAGGAGACAGTACCGCTCCGAGATACGCAAGGCCGCATTGGAGATTGACCTGTTTGGTAACGAGCACGAGAACTTCACGGAGAACCTGGAGAACCTCATGTCCACTATGCAGGAGAGTCTGTGCACCAACTGGAGCTGCCCGGCCCGCTTCCAGGAGTTCATCAAGACCGCCATCAACATCAG CCCTCCCTATGAGCTGCCTCACAGAGACCCCATTCAGTCGGCCGCGGACGAGTTCTTCTGCCCCAAACTCCTGCTGTGCTCAGAACTGGG gtgTGATGGTCTAAGGGAGATCTCTCAGAGGGTTTTCTGCCACGGACCCCCACCCTTTGTCATCCTCAACATGCAGCAGTGGAAGTCAGAAGAGCTGTCCTATGTCCCTTACCATCTGGCTCTCTGCCAGCACAGGTATGGAGCTCCCAG ATACTTACTAGAGGGCGCCacactcttcaacaaagaggaGCACCACTACTCCGCAGCCTTCCAGATAGATGGCTGCTGGATGCACTACGACGGTCTGAGGAGTGACAATCTGATCCTGTTGCACAAGCCGCCAGAGCTCCTGCTGCTGTCCTCTCTGGTCTACATCCGCGCCTCCGACAAGTGA
- the c22h14orf28 gene encoding uncharacterized protein C14orf28 homolog isoform X2, protein MESRFCVLSDNEDLHKLISNTENNLHFERSKTLFEEIRASINNNDEEDRSFWRPVLPWGGVFTIKAGRKAISCTPLYVKINLKNTCTIDGFLVILYVILRDNQGFPRELAVFLGKQFVEYFLRLMDSCDYTTVKMLWIWDRMSRRQYRSEIRKAALEIDLFGNEHENFTENLENLMSTMQESLCTNWSCPARFQEFIKTAINISPPYELPHRDPIQSAADEFFCPKLLLCSELGCDGLREISQRVFCHGPPPFVILNMQQWKSEELSYVPYHLALCQHRYLLEGATLFNKEEHHYSAAFQIDGCWMHYDGLRSDNLILLHKPPELLLLSSLVYIRASDK, encoded by the exons ATGGAGAGTAGATTCTGTGTTTTGAGCGACAACGAAGACCTCCACAAGCTAATTTCAAACACCGAGAACAATCTCCACTTCGAAAG GTCTAAAACACTGTTTGAAGAGATCCGTGCCTCCATCAACAACAATGACGAAGAGGACCGCTCCTTCTGGAGGCCCGTGCTGCCTTGGGGGGGCGTCTTCACCATCAAGGCTGGACGGAAGGCCATATCGTGCACCCCGCTGTACGTCAAAATCAAtctaaaaaacacatgcacCATCGACGGCTTCCTCGTGATCCTGTATGTGATCCTGCGGGACAACCAGGGCTTCCCCCGGGAGCTGGCCGTCTTCCTGGGCAAGCAGTTTGTGGAGTACTTCCTCCGCCTGATGGACTCCTGCGACTACACCACAGTGAAAATGCTGTGGATCTGGGACAGGATGTCGAGGAGACAGTACCGCTCCGAGATACGCAAGGCCGCATTGGAGATTGACCTGTTTGGTAACGAGCACGAGAACTTCACGGAGAACCTGGAGAACCTCATGTCCACTATGCAGGAGAGTCTGTGCACCAACTGGAGCTGCCCGGCCCGCTTCCAGGAGTTCATCAAGACCGCCATCAACATCAG CCCTCCCTATGAGCTGCCTCACAGAGACCCCATTCAGTCGGCCGCGGACGAGTTCTTCTGCCCCAAACTCCTGCTGTGCTCAGAACTGGG gtgTGATGGTCTAAGGGAGATCTCTCAGAGGGTTTTCTGCCACGGACCCCCACCCTTTGTCATCCTCAACATGCAGCAGTGGAAGTCAGAAGAGCTGTCCTATGTCCCTTACCATCTGGCTCTCTGCCAGCACAG ATACTTACTAGAGGGCGCCacactcttcaacaaagaggaGCACCACTACTCCGCAGCCTTCCAGATAGATGGCTGCTGGATGCACTACGACGGTCTGAGGAGTGACAATCTGATCCTGTTGCACAAGCCGCCAGAGCTCCTGCTGCTGTCCTCTCTGGTCTACATCCGCGCCTCCGACAAGTGA
- the mthfd1b gene encoding methylenetetrahydrofolate dehydrogenase (NADP+ dependent) 1b has protein sequence MSAQIISGKEVSAQVRERLKKDVEQMKLQDPNFRPGLVVLQVGDRDDSNLYISMKLKAAAEIGINATHMRLPKTATEEEVLHSITEVNENSSVHGLIVQLPLDSVHKIDTEKVTNAVAPEKDVDGLTSINAGKLSRGDLRDCFIPCTPSGCMELIRQTGVSVAGKRAVVIGRSKIVGAPMHDLLLWNHATVTTCHSKTADLPGEVSRADILVVGIGKAEMVKGEWIKKGAVVIDCGINHIPDETKASGKRVVGDVHYASAKELAGFITPVPGGVGPMTVAMLMANTVLSAKRFLESHQPGKWSISYTKLDLQKPVPSDIVISRSCVPKPIDCLAREVGLLSDEVELFGKTKAKVQLKIIKRLQAQPDGKYVVVTGITPTPLGEGKSTTTIGLVQALGAHMKLNVFACVRQPSQGPTFGIKGGAAGGGYSQVIPMEEFNLHLTGDIHAITAANNLVAAAVDARIFHESTQSDKALYNRLVPLSGGQRKFSPIQINRLKKLGIEKTDPSTLTEEEITRFARLDMDPSSVTWQRVLDTNDRFLRKITIGQSPTEKGYTREAQFDITVASEIMAVLALTSSLEDMRQRLAKMVVATSRGGQPITTEDLGVSGALAVLMKDAIKPNLMQTLEGTPVFVHAGPFANIAHGNSSILADIIALKLVGPEGFVVTEAGFGADIGMEKFFNIKCRYSGLRPHVVVLVATVRALKMHGGGPTVTAGMPLPKEYIEENLELLEKGCSNMTKQIENAQHFGLPVVVAVNAFKTDTEAELDLVCNMAKAARAFDAVRCSHWAEGGAGALALGQAVQRASEAPSKFKFLYDLELPIADKIRIIAQKIYGADDIELLPEAQHKVELYTKQGFSKLPICMAKTHLSLSHEADKKGVPTGFIVPIRDIRASVGSGFLFPLVGTMPTIPGLPTRPCFYDIDLDPETEQVNGLF, from the exons ATGTCAGCTCAAATCATAAGCGGGAAAGAAGTTTCAGC GCAGGTGAGGGAGCGTCTAAAGAAGGACGTGGAGCAGATGAAGCTCCAGGACCCTAACTTCAGACCCGGTCTAGTGGTTTTACAG GTTGGAGACCGTGATGATTCAAATCTGTACATCAGCATGAAGTTGAAGGCAGCAGCAgag ATTGGAATAAACGCAACACATATGAGACTTCCCAAGACTGcaacggaggaggag GTTCTTCACAGCATCACAGAGGTGAATGAGAACTCGTCTGTCCACGGCCTCATCGTGCAGCTGCCCTTGGACTCCGTCCATAAGATCGACACAGAGAAGGTCACCAACGCCGTGGCCCCGGAGAAGGATGTAGACGG ACTGACCAGCATCAATGCAGGGAAGCTGTCTCGTGGGGACCTGCGCGACTGCTTCATCCCATGCACACCAAGCGGCTGCATGGAGTTGATCAGACAAACCG GTGTGTCTGTGGCAGGGAAGAGAGCGGTCGTGATTGGTCGTAGTAAGATTGTGGGAGCACCGATGCACGACCTGCTGCTGTGGAACCACGCCACCGTCACCACCTGCCACTCTAAAACCGCAGATCTCCCCGGAGAG GTGAGCCGAGCAGACATCCTGGTGGTTGGCATCGGGAAAGCAGAGATGGTGAAAGGAGAGTGGATCAAGAAGGGTGCAGTTGTTATCGACTGTGGCATCAACCACATCCCAG aTGAGACCAAAGCAAGTGGGAAGCGGGTGGTGGGTGATGTCCACTACGCCTCAGCCAAGGAGCTGGCTGGCTTCATCACCCCTGTGCCCGGTGGTGTGGGACCCATGACTGTGGCCATGCTGATGGCG aaCACGGTGTTGAGTGCAAAACGTTTCCTGGAGAGCCACCAACCAGGGAAGTGGAGCATTTCTTACACCAAACTCGACCTTCAGAAGCCTGTGCCGAG CGACATTGTGATTTCTCGCTCCTGCGTGCCAAAGCCCATCGACTGTCTAGCAAGAGAGGTGGGCCTGCTGTCTGACGAGGTGGAGCTCTTTGGCAAAACTAAGGCCAAGGTCCAGCTGAAAATCATCAAACGTCTGCAGGCCCAGCCAGATGGCAAATATGTGGTGGTCACTGG CATTACACCCACCCCCTTGGGTGAAGGAAAGAGCACCACCACCATCGGCCTGGTCCAGGCCCTGGGAGCCCACATGAAGCTcaatgtgtttgcttgtgtcAGACAGCCTTCTCAGGGTCCCACCTTTGGCATTAAAG GCGGTGCTGCAGGAGGTGGATATTCTCAAGTCATTCCAATGGAGGAG TTCAACCTCCATCTGACTGGGGACATTCACGCCATCACGGCTGCCAATAACTTGGTGGCTGCTGCCGTTGATGCTCGCATCTTCCACGAGTCTACACAATCTGACAAA GCTCTGTATAACCGCTTGGTCCCACTcagtggaggacagaggaagtTCTCCCCCATCCAGATCAACCGACTGAAA AAACTGGGCATAGAAAAGACTGATCCCTCCACTCTGACTGAAGAAGAGATCACCCGCTTTGCCCGTCTGGACATGGACCCGAGCTCTGTCACCTGGCAAAGAG TGTTGGACACCAATGATCGTTTCCTGAGGAAGATCACAATCGGCCAGTCGCCAACTGAAAAGGGCTACACGAGAGAG GCCCAGTTTGACATCACGGTGGCCAGTGAAATCATGGCGGTGCTCGCCCTCACCAGCAGCCTGGAGGACATGCGTCAGCGTCTGGCCAAGATGGTGGTGGCCACCAGCCGCGGCGGACAGCCCATCACCACCGAGGACCTG GGTGTGAGTGGTGCTCTAGCTGTGCTAATGAAAGATGCCATCAAGCCAAACCTGATGCAGACCTTGGAG GGAACGCCTGTGTTTGTCCACGCCGGCCCGTTTGCCAACATCGCCCATGGCAACTCCTCCATCCTGGCTGATATAATAGCTTTGAAACTGGTTGGACCTGAGGGCTTTGTGG TGACGGAGGCCGGCTTTGGTGCTGACATTGGCATGGAGAAGTTCTTTAACATCAAGTGTCGCTACTCAGGCCTGAGGCCCCacgtggtggtgctggtggccACTGTTCGAGCCCTGAAGATGCACGGGGGAGGACCAACG gtCACTGCTGGGATGCCACTGCCAAAGGAATACATCGAGGAG AACCTTGAGCTGCTGGAGAAGGGCTGCAGCAACATGACGAAGCAGATAGAGAATGCACAGCACTTCGGCTTGCCAGTGGTCGTGGCTGTTAATGCTTTCAA GACAGACACTGAGGCTGAGCTGGACCTGGTCTGCAACATGGCCAAAGCCGCCAGGGCCTTCGACGCCGTGCGCTGCTCCCACTGGGCCGAAGGAGGAGCCGGTGCATTGGCCCTGGGCCAGGCTGTCCAGAGGGCCTCTGAGGCCCCCAGCAAATTCAAGTTCCTCTATGATTTGGAG CTCCCTATTGCTGATAAGATTCGAATAATCGCCCAGAAGATCTACGGAGCGGATGACATTGAGCTTCTCCCAGAGGCTCAACACAAGGTGGAGCTCTACACCAAACAG GGTTTCAGCAAGCTGCCAATCTGCATGGCGAAGACTCACCTGTCGCTCTCTCACGAGGCGGACAAGAAGGGTGTGCCCACAGGGTTCATCGTGCCAATCAGAGACATCCGCGCCAGTGTGGGTTCCGGCTTTTTGTTCCCACTGGTTGGCACG ATGCCCACGATCCCTGGTCTGCCCACCAGGCCTTGTTTCTATGACATTGACCTGGACCCTGAGACTGAGCAGGTCAACGGACTCTTCTGA